The DNA sequence CGCGTTCTTTAAGTGGGAAAAGCCCATAGATAATAGACATACCAACAGGTTGTAGCATGCCCCCTCCCATCGCTTGTATTATTCGAAATACAATCATCGAGGAGTTGCTCCAGGCAACGCCACACAGTCCAGAACCTATTGTAAAAATTGCCAGAGATACTATGTAAACTTTTTTGTTTCCGAAGGTTTCGCTCAGGTACCCGGATAATGGAATTATTGCACCTAATGCAAGAGTATAGGCAGTTAATACCCATTTTATACTGTCAACATTTACGGCGAAGACCGCCATCAATTTTGGTATGGCAATATTCAATACGCTTGAATCTAAGACTGCCATAAATGTACCTATTATAACCACAAACAAGCCGAGCCATTTTACTATAGGTTCGCTATTTTCTTGATCCATTCTATGCCTCCATCTCTTAAGCAACAATATGTTCTATACCTAAATGTTTTGTAAAATACATTTAGGTATAGAACTATTTTAGCGGGGAGTTCTGGTAGAGTCAATAATAAATGTAAAGACGATCTTTTCAATTGACTTATAAAATATATAATAATACAATAGATTTTGAACAGAACTGTTCTGCATCGAACTATATTAATTCATTTGATTAAAGTTATTGGCAATAATTAGTTCAAACTATGATTGGGATTAAATATACTATGGCAAGTACAAAATAGAACAAGGTACTATAAGAAACGGGGGGGCAAGTCATGCGACGTGAATTTCCGCTTGTAATTTCAATTAGCCGTCAATTAGGCAGCGGTGGTAGCGAACTAGGAAAAAATATTGCAAATAAACTAAACTTTTTATTCCTTGATCGTGAAATTGTTCGTGCAGCAGCGGACAAATTTGGCATCCTTGATGAAGAATTAGTTAATAACGATGAAAAAATCAACTCAGTTTGGAAAACCCTACTACATAGCCTCCAATATGCAGATTTATCTTATACTCCTGTACCGAATCTAATAGTACCAAATGATAGAGAGATATATGAAGTAGAAGCTGGCATCATATTAAAAACAGCAAGCGCGAAACCAGTTGTTATTGTAGGTAGAGGTGCTTCATACATTCTTAAAGACCATCCCAAGCACATCAGTATTTTTTTGCATGCTGACATCGAATTTCGCCAATTGAGAACTCAAAAAATGTTCAATCTTTCTACGACAAAGGCCTTAAAGCTTATAAACGAGACAGATATTGCTCGCCAGAGACATCTTCATAAGTTTACTGGTCAAGACATGTATGATACAAGAAATTACAACCTAACTATTGATACGAGCATTGTTGGGCTTGACAATGCGGAAAAAACTATTATTCAATATATTCAACTACGAGATCCTAGTCTGCTCAAATAAACATAGTTACTCTCACTTCTGCGCCTTTGTATACACATGAATCACTCCCCCCAAACTAACTCTAAAACTACTACTCCCCAATTTTCTCAAGTTCCCCTAATTCTTATTTTGCGCATTAGATGCATTGCGGGTGAAATTCAAGACAGCGCCGTCCATGGCGCTGTCTGAGTCTGGAGGCACGATACGTCGTAGAACAGAGGGTTTGAGACATCGGAGAGAATATGAATGTAATAACCCGATGTCGCAAACCCTCGGGACGTTATAAGACATGGCAATATCGGAGGATTTTATTAAGTCCAAATCGAGGACAGCTATGTGAATCGGATTTGTCAAGGCTCTAGTCTGTGGTCCGACAAAAGGCACAGAAGCTCAAAAATATTTGGAATACAGAATTGAACCTTAAATTTAGCTGATGGTCCTTTTAAATAAATATTTATTAAAAAGTATTCCCATAGTGATTCCAAAAATTATTGCACCCAATATTTGAACATAGTAATCACTTATAGGTCTTAGTTCTATATATTTACCCTCAACAGTAACCGTAAATGCGAATTCAAGCGGTGCCCATGCCAAAATACCCACGCACGCGCTTTTTATTACTAAATAATCCAGACCTATTTGTTTTATTTTATAATACAAAATTACACCAACAGAGCCACCAACAATAAAGTTCACAATTAGACCCAGAATTGGTGTAGGTCTGTTAAACGTAACAAGGAGACTATCCAAATTATAAATACTATACTTACCAATACCAAAAAAAACTAACGCTCGCGTCACAATCTCACCTGCTATTGTAGATAAAGCACCTAAAAGAGCAGCCATTAACGGTTTATCGAATTTCAGAATAACTCCCCCATTTTTAGTAAGATAACATAACTATTAGTGTGCGGAGTGTTGAACATTGTATCTCCTTAGGACGCTAAAGATAATTCGAATGTAATGAGTATTTGCATCGTGCAATCATCTTATACCATAACTGTTTCATGGCTCGTCTAGTAAGTTGCCACATCTTATAACACGGCATTCACGAAACTTGCCAAGATGAATGTGGTTGGGACGCTTCGTGAATGCCTAGAACGTTATGTGAATGGACTATCGTCAGTTCGCATTATTCTTATACTGCCTACATCCATCATTTGATGATTGCATCCGTTAAAGAAGAAAAAAGGTAAGCAAATTGCTTATTAATTTGCTTACCTTTTACTGCTAATTTGAACTTTTGCACCCCAAAACTGAACCGCTTAATGGCAGTAGCAATTCTCCTTTTTGCTGCTTGAAATGTGTTAGGTTTTTTTTAATTGTGCAAAAGTTTAACGTTGTTATTAGCTCGAAAACGTTTTCGGGCACTTAATAAGATTTGATTTTTGTGCAAATCAAAATTACGCTCTAAAATCCCTCTACTCGGCTAGACCTAAGGTTTAAAGAGCTTTGCGCAAAATTGCAACTCATCATAAACGATGATTGGGTAAGTGAATTAAAACTAGACGGGATTCGTATACTCGTACTCTACGATGAATTGGGACTATGTCTATTTTCCGAATGATTCGCTTAAATGCAAGATCAAATATCGAATGTTAACTAAAGCAGGACTTTTGAGACTTCCTCGTTCCTATAGTTTGCCAGTTAAAATGGTTAGTGGGAGATGTAGAAAAGGAGAGCTTAATTGCTCTCCTTTTTGTTCGAGTATTATGGACGGATGGCGGATTCGGTCTATTTGCGAAATTTACGACTTGAAAATTTGTATAGGAGAAATGAAACCACCAAGAAGACCGTAACATTGGTTGCTACCGATGCAGTTGAAATGGCGTTGGATAGAATAAGAAGCGCTATAACGACGAAGATTGACTGTTTCCACATGGGCGATATTCCTCCATTTACCTCTTGTATACATTTTCATAGCTTTCTATATTCGACTGATATTCCTACAATACGTAATTTTAATGGTTTTACGACTATTTGGCAACACATAATGAATAGCCGCCAGACTGAACGGTTGTGGGCGTTAATTATTCATTCGCCTTTTTAATATCAAAGACGAATCTTTCGATCTCCCTCACTGATTAAATCAACCCCGATTAGGCTTGCTGTACGCCGTTTCGAACTGCTGCCTTGATGATATAGTAGAAGAGGGCGGCGAGCGAGCTAGAAAGCCAGTAAAATAAAATTCACGCTTTGATGAAAGGATTTCAAAATATGAAGAAGACATTTTAATACCGTTAATACCCAAGTCTAGTGCATGTGAATCCCCATGTGATTTGGACTGTGATTTAGTGTTTTGCACCTCTGAAGTGAACCCGTTGACTAAAAATTGGGGATTCTATTGTTGAAATGGAAACAAAAATTTAATATAATATTGTTAATGTACCAACGGGTGGGAGGACAGGTCATGAACAAGGAAGAACAGGTCATGACGGGTTTCAGGGACTTATTAAACAAGATGGTTTGGCTTAATAAGTTTAAGATGGAAGACAGTCTTAAGGGTTATAAGTCTTCTGAAGTACATTGCATCGAATACATTGGAAGAAATATAGATTCCAACGTGACAAAACTTGCAGAGTCCTTTTATATGACTAGTGGTGCCATAAGTAAAATAACTAAGAAGCTCATAAAAAAAGGCATTATCGAAAGCTACCAGAAGCCTGATAATAAGAAAGAAATCTATTTTAGGCTTACTGAGCAAGGGAAAGTAATTTATAAAATCCATGAGGAACTGCACAAAGAGTTTCAAGAGCGGGATAAAGCCGTATTTGAGCAGGTAACCGAGGAACAATTTGACAGTATGCTTAGCTTCGTGGAAAAGTATAGTAGGCATTTGGATGCAGAAATAAAGAAACTGGGTATAGATATTAAGTCGGAATAAATTTGAATAATAAAAATGAAACCACAGGCAGCCCAACTCTATTGAGAATGGGCTGCCTGTGGTTTCATTTTTATTGCTATTATTTTGTTGACAAGGAAACAAAACTATAATACGATAAATATGTTTCCGAGGAAGCAAAATAATAACTTTTGAGGGGAGAATTTAAGTGTTCATATTTAGAACGGACAATGAACAGAACACAGAACAAACCGTAGATAAAAAGGCTTTAATATTCGGTCTTATGTCTGTGTTTCTTTGCGGAATAGGCTTCACTATCATAGCACCTGTCGTCCCATTCTTAGTGCAGCCTTATACAAGCAATCCGGGAGAACAAGCTATAGTTGTTACGCTGCTGACCTCTGTTTATGCAGTCTGCGTGTTTTTTGCGGCCCCCGGACTTGGAGCTTTGAGCGATAGATATGGCCGTCGTCCAGTACTCTTAGTATGCCTTTTGGGTTCCGCAATCGGGTACTTAGTTTTTGGCATAGGAGGAGCTCTATGGGTACTATTTGCTGGGCGCATAATAGATGGTATAACAGGCGGGACCATAAGCACTATCTTCGCATATTTTGCAGACATCATTCCTCCAGAACAGAGAACCAAATACTTTGGGTGGGTGAGTGCGGTTGTAGGTGTAGGCACCGTCATTGGTCCAACTCTAGGCGGATTACTTGCCAGGTTTGGTTATTCTGTACCTATGTATTTTGGAGCAATAATAACTTTATTAAATGTTGTTTATGGATTCTTTTTTATGCCTGAGAGCCTTGACAAGAATAATAGATTGAAAAAAATTACCTTTTCAAGACTGAATCCATTCACACAGCTTATAAACGTACTTTCCATGAAAAACTTAAAAAGGCTACTTGTCTCAGCGTTCTTACTTTGGATCCCCAACGGATCTTTACAGGCAGTTTTTTCACAATTTACAATGGATACTTTCAGTTGGAAGCCTGCACTAATCGGACTTATGTTTTCAATTATGGGCGTCCAAGACATTATTTCACAAGGTTTCATAATGCCAAAGCTTTTGATAAAACTTAGTGATAAACAGATCGCAATTCTTGGAATGGTTTCGGAGATTATAGGCTACAGTCTTATTGCAGCATCGGCTTTATTCTCGTTCTATCCTCTTTTTATCGCTGGAATGTTTATATTTGGTTTTGGAGATTCGATCTTTGGGCCTTCATTCAATGGGATGGTCTCCAAGTCTGTCGATTCTAGTGAACAAGGAAGGATTCAAGGAGGTAGCCAATCTATTCAGGCTTTAGCAAGAATGATTGGGCCTATCATTGGTGGTCAAATCTATGTATCACTTGGTCATGCCGCACCCGCTTTTATGGGTATGATCCTTATAGCAGCGGCAATACCAGTTTTGTATAAGGGTACGCATGTAAATATGTAAACTACCTACTTTCTTTAGGCAAGTATCCACTTTCATTTTCGATTATAGAGGGGGTGAGCGCAAATTCGCCTCGATTCTTGATATTTTTCAGTTAATGTTCAGCTAATTTTAAGGTACTAATCAGTCCTATCCCCAATAATAGAGGAAAGGTTTTCTAGAGGATGGAAAAGTGAACTTGATTCGAAATCTTAATTAGTACAAAAAAATGAGTTTACTTGCGGTTATTTTCCTGATTTTTCATTTCATTGTTTAGTATTGATTCTGGCGGGAAGAAGATGCTACAGAAGTAGCAAAGAAAACTCTAGAGTTTAAGAAGGTAAACCATTAGGTCTAGGTGTTGGCCAGGAGTTATACTATTCATCGTTTTATAAAGGTTTCTTTTTATTTCTCCGATAGCTTTAACCCTGTTCTGAAAAGATTCCCTACAACCTCATTTAAGCTATAATAGTTAGCACCCATCATAATAATGGGATTCAGTTTCAACGGGTTTGGCTTACCATCTGTGATGCAGTCCTCATTAACATATACAGCAACAATCTCTCCTAAAAACATTTCAAAATCAAATAAAGGAATAACCTGAATTACTTTGCAGAGGAAATTCATTGAGCATTCCTTTATCATTGGTGCTCTTCCCAATTCGTCATAGAAGGGAGTAAATAAGCTTGACTTATCGACTGTTTTTCCTGACACAATTCCACAATAATCTGTCTGTTCAACCATGGAAGTCGGGGGAATGTTCACGCTAAAGTACCCGTTTTCCTTAACCCCTGGTGTTGTATAATGGGTGCTTTTTAATGAAACATAAAGCACTGGCTTCAAACTTACTACCCCACATGCTCCCACAGTAACATAATTGGGCTTTCCATTAACATCTGCTCCAATAATCATCGTTGGAAAGGGACCAAAAGGTTGATTTTGAATTTTAATCTTTTTCATGTTAAACCCCCTATTCATTTGTCTGCTATTTGATGCGGCTCTATTACTATACCGCAGATGCCAATAAAGTTATTAACTTTTTCTTTATTATGCACTAAGATATAGATACAGCATGAATATTTTTGATTTTCTCCAAAGAATGAGCCACCTCAATTGGGTGGCTTGAATTTCGTTTTTTAACGATCGTTACCCGTTGTTTAATGTATTTATTCAAACATTTCCATTGTAGAATGCAACAATCTCATTTATTATCAGACCTTAAAAATAACCCCATCCTAATAATAGACAGGGTTAACACGTAAAACTACAAATAAAGTCGTTTAAGAACTGGCCATGTAGTTACTTCTGCACTATCTGAATAAGGTTGCCGCATGTATCA is a window from the Desulfosporosinus sp. Sb-LF genome containing:
- a CDS encoding cytidylate kinase-like family protein, producing MRREFPLVISISRQLGSGGSELGKNIANKLNFLFLDREIVRAAADKFGILDEELVNNDEKINSVWKTLLHSLQYADLSYTPVPNLIVPNDREIYEVEAGIILKTASAKPVVIVGRGASYILKDHPKHISIFLHADIEFRQLRTQKMFNLSTTKALKLINETDIARQRHLHKFTGQDMYDTRNYNLTIDTSIVGLDNAEKTIIQYIQLRDPSLLK
- a CDS encoding MarR family transcriptional regulator, yielding MNKEEQVMTGFRDLLNKMVWLNKFKMEDSLKGYKSSEVHCIEYIGRNIDSNVTKLAESFYMTSGAISKITKKLIKKGIIESYQKPDNKKEIYFRLTEQGKVIYKIHEELHKEFQERDKAVFEQVTEEQFDSMLSFVEKYSRHLDAEIKKLGIDIKSE
- a CDS encoding MFS transporter; its protein translation is MFIFRTDNEQNTEQTVDKKALIFGLMSVFLCGIGFTIIAPVVPFLVQPYTSNPGEQAIVVTLLTSVYAVCVFFAAPGLGALSDRYGRRPVLLVCLLGSAIGYLVFGIGGALWVLFAGRIIDGITGGTISTIFAYFADIIPPEQRTKYFGWVSAVVGVGTVIGPTLGGLLARFGYSVPMYFGAIITLLNVVYGFFFMPESLDKNNRLKKITFSRLNPFTQLINVLSMKNLKRLLVSAFLLWIPNGSLQAVFSQFTMDTFSWKPALIGLMFSIMGVQDIISQGFIMPKLLIKLSDKQIAILGMVSEIIGYSLIAASALFSFYPLFIAGMFIFGFGDSIFGPSFNGMVSKSVDSSEQGRIQGGSQSIQALARMIGPIIGGQIYVSLGHAAPAFMGMILIAAAIPVLYKGTHVNM
- a CDS encoding flavin reductase family protein, giving the protein MKKIKIQNQPFGPFPTMIIGADVNGKPNYVTVGACGVVSLKPVLYVSLKSTHYTTPGVKENGYFSVNIPPTSMVEQTDYCGIVSGKTVDKSSLFTPFYDELGRAPMIKECSMNFLCKVIQVIPLFDFEMFLGEIVAVYVNEDCITDGKPNPLKLNPIIMMGANYYSLNEVVGNLFRTGLKLSEK